The following coding sequences lie in one Fusarium poae strain DAOMC 252244 chromosome 1, whole genome shotgun sequence genomic window:
- a CDS encoding hypothetical protein (TransMembrane:1 (o25-47i)) produces MGQFDWFSSIGATDEAVAVLNDQPILFTILLVVLVAVILQMVLLWYIHYATMKPEQRKAAQDKKDKKKAAKTKKPANAR; encoded by the coding sequence atgggTCAATTCGATTGGTTTTCCAGCATCGGCGCCACAGACGAGGCTGTTGCTGTCCTGAACGATCAGCCTATTCTCTTCACCATCCTTCTGGTTGTCCTCGTCGCCGTAATCCTACAAATGGTCCTTCTCTGGTACATTCACTATGCCACTATGAAGCCCGAGCAGCGCAAGGCAGCCCAGgacaagaaggacaagaaaaAAGCAGCAAAGACCAAAAAGCCCGCCAACGCCAGATAA
- a CDS encoding hypothetical protein (BUSCO:29946at5125), giving the protein MSVARPARNLLGRCIASSRTASTSITVPVIPCSQFHTSAPRSKRKSRFRNVTAQELGLIKESGEHTSKMEQFKQDKFGELSKKDLETLRASYTAEQLEAIELGEKAISPEDLIIQGRMRDDPYKPDYIEDYSTLDPRYDVKPEIEGTPREVQWPDKNEWIDNYGERMMKITDKKTSDQLTRAMVRALRRVKESQGEDLIDLTEEELKDIEKDPELIKRYVEKEDGPEPTANDKGPEFMTRSQAEKLDEAVDDAWKSELDKIVGFGSQGEVEPTNLELIQDGPVGVDRTYTAEAPDLGKVPGVKGLYKHAVDPEDQGQDDSGKYQEIKRLTGMSLKEIRSLLTKGLVTRWVSNQTRLGKVRSTSVVAIAGNGNGRLGLGMAKSTEPGVAEETAQMLAIRNMKPVRRYENRTIYGNVKSKISGTVVELMARPPGFGLRCPHRIFEMCRAAGIHDIASRMPRSKNPMNSVKAAYHALTNQPDPEQIAIGRGKKLVDVRKVYYGGAVY; this is encoded by the exons ATGAGCGTCGCACGTCCGGCGCGCAACCTCCTCGGCAGGTGCATCGCCTCATCCAGAACGGCTTCAACCTCCATCACCGTCCCCGTCATCCCATGCAGCCAATTTCACACCTCGGCACCCCGGTCGAAGCGCAAGTCTCGATTCCGAAATGTCACCGCTCAGGAGCTAGGATTGATTAAGGAGTCGGGTGAACACACCAGCAAGATGGAGCAGTTCAAGCAGGACAAGTTCGGCGAGCTGAGCAAGAAGGATTTGGAAACTTTGAGGGCCTCTTACACGGCAGAGCAACTCGAGGCTATCGAATTGGGCGAAAAAGCTATCAGTCCCGAAGATCTGATTATCCAGGGTCGTATGCGTGACGATCCCTACAAGCCCGACTACATCGAGGACTACTCAACGCTCGACCCCCGCTACGATGTTAAGCCTGAAATCGAGGGTACTCCGAGGGAGGTGCAATGGCCCGACAAGAACGAATGGATCGACAACTACGGAGAGAGAATGATGAAGATTACCGATAAGAAGACGAGCGACCAACTCACACGTGCCATGGTCCGCGCATTGCGGCGAGTCAAGGAAAGCCAAGGCGAGGATTTGATAGACCTTACCGAGGAGGAGCTCAAAGATATTGAAAAGGACCCAGAATTAATCAAACGCTACGTTGAGAAAGAGGACGGTCCCGAGCCCACTGCCAACGACAAGGGTCCTGAATTCATGACCCGTTCTCAAGCTGAGAAGCTTGACGAAGCCGTCGATGATGCATGGAAGTCTGAGCTCGACAAGATTGTTGGTTTCGGCAGCCAGGGTGAGGTCGAGCCCACGAATCTCGAGCTCATCCAGGACGGCCCAGTGGGTGTTGACCGCACTTACACAGCTGAGGCACCTGACCTGGGCAAGGTCCCTGGTGTCAAGGGCCTGTACAAGCACGCCGTTGACCCCGAGGATCAAGGTCAGGACGATTCTGGTAAGTACCAGGAGATCAAGCGCCTGACAGGCATGAGTCTCAAGGAGATCCGCTCGCTGCTCACAAAGGGTCTTGTCACTCGATGGGTCTCTAATCAGACTCGTCTCGGCAAGGTCCGCAGCACCTCTGTCGTTGCCATCGCTGGTAACGGCAACGGTCGCCTGGGTCTGGGTATGGCCAAGTCTACTGAGCCGGGTGTGGCCGAGGAGACAGCTCAGATGTTGGCAATCCGCAACATGAAGCCTGTCCGCCGATATGAGAACCGCACCATTTACGGTAACGTCAAGTCCAAGATCTCAGGCACTGTCGTCGAGTTGATGGCTCGACCTCCCG GCTTTGGACTTCGCTGCCCTCACCGCATCTTCGAAATGTGCCGTGCTGCCGGTATTCACGACATTGCTTCCCGCATGCCCCGATCCAAGAACCCCATGAACTCGGTCAAGGCGGCCTACCACGCACTTACCAACCAGCCTGACCCCGAGCAGATTGCCATCGGCCGAGGCAAGAAGCTGGTCGATGTGCGCAAGGTGTACTATGGAGGAGCTGTATACTAA
- a CDS encoding hypothetical protein (BUSCO:799at5125), which produces MSLSERDSSYDGEFQLRHPYAASSDPNLRALVPMWDSSDPERCPPPLPMNPGSPLTSRAGTSSAIASAHAALNERAQQSAMVPAKRIESPTKGHRRLQSSVRDISMMIEGASGHNSPSRSPERQQRPETPTRSRDHDNRPSDSHSTVSSSTSVPGPSLTPIMRPAARRPPPQSILGENTPPQSSTMLALQHMSSTPSKEPENPLSDITNGSTAVSKGPQNLEALSDQILSLTSIATGLQKEMSQLSRRSRDNATDLLSLKEATNSRDEDIRKSLRELLGSHGNGNDGQNRLPPARDPFGGYFLDNKPHNLSPPSTRGFQLPRIPSPKSFGDSIERGSIISTPSLVGSEANSSLVLLERIIREMGTKEGQESLLGRLQEVSNKLSGMATSQKLDEVIDQVKAQSEQAIILGNSFGSPRASRSRNLSFESESSTMPSQARSAVSQRVEHIMRNEARRNSEPSGRGSDILNDDLMGIIRSVKDSVSQGGGLTAEVKALVRELRGEVLGMGREIGKRLDQQAASKRGVEDHDTPSKDEVARVIDEGLEQMKDQLNHVLREHRRQSAASVNTQKSAVDYQEIYNAMRAAIQDNEATKSNLPDLSREDVIEAVRDAWENYKPEIEVQQIGLERDEILACLKQGMQEYSTRGDHPPAASRDDVLTAVVEGLQHYVPPQVDQPATLSRDEIIDAVRDCLEEFEFPVAPGAGDFTHEDMVDAVREGLQDLDVHSSRALVPASSGNNDDVSDRLREIMEYLRQEFKTMSEEAKENFAATGRETEQVLGATKDGFENLRQAMESYVDRATGAAGQEEFMDDLLKSLEDFKDEMAGIVSTTNQESREQLQTELEGLREIVNSSMIPAPPPQSNNTEVLEALNTGFNNLRQEVLRPRAETSEILDALNDGLNDLRAGMDRVTNKPTDLTANDEILDALKAGLDSVRADIESIRDSSNDKAVATLNATPAANDEIMEALKSGLSGVRADLEALRDSQTEKAVAVVEPKENDEVLEALKNGLDSLRVDIEAIRENTSEKAVAPVDTTSNDDVIAAVKTGLESLRADFEAVRDSSEKALAPVDKPSSSDEFVEALKNGLDSLKADLESARETSDRSASDENTSNDEVVVTLKNGLDSLHAEIAALANQEKLESAVENTSNDEVIVTLKNGLDSLHAEIAALANQEKTEAAPENTSNDEVIATLKNGLDSLHTDIEAIAAAQKAAAPADNTTNDEVIEALKNGLDSLRTDIEALQESNQKALAPVADTKPNDEVLDALKTGLESLRSDIESLRDTNSERAIAPAESLSDEKILEALKTGLESVRSDIEALRDSNGERALAAVSTAKAEDGESGESIKSDDVKNLEVLIAGLAIKIDSVKAENQGIQKDDLSRMEELLRTVQDSVDEIASRETLTRSASVKKKKEEGAEEPESGIQGDAEEPASKEDMQAIETILRNTKGKLDDLIDGEQAVRKDHIDNVEALLLETRETMGTLTTQLDTVSRKEEVTALEALLTKVSTGLDEIKEQATKESENPDKVSKGDVEAVEALTLEIKTALEGFTGTDLALLARKDDVSNLEALLIKKEDLTGLEIIVKEFQEKLDTTVDAQTKAIAVRDEENTSVADRVTEVKNFLEELQGAISTKLDEGATGVEGVSKLLETMGEKIDKNENVHQDLKDMLDTIKAEFEDSKAVVSGVKVESNEKLQEATESLSTKLDEKIGELVAKYETLETTLDERSKVSEARDEVMEAALVGSKSVTDELKLLIDTLGSTVTDSLEKMEEASKTVFTKVEELGTRTEETHTEDKAEHQQTRDQITEALTAVEGLKGEVSESHPKILESVKDLLLLVGEHYEHSKSSTTEIQDKILEHKSPEELMTLLTLLTDDKYNNTQVHEKLDKLIEQIYNDSEVKERLDKIIEEKYNDAEVREKLDKIIEEKYDDTPVHEKLATIIESKYDDTEVRGKLDNIIESKYDDGEVRAKLDKIIEEKYDDTPVKEMLGTIIDSKYDDAPVKEMLGTIIESKYDDTPVRDKLDLIMDSKYDDTIVREKLDLVLDGRYDDAVVQEKLDKLVDHTAVADQAFTRLDTLDKVHASVLKTASDISDFLQSQKRRIEKAHEDHSRHLQETMASVERKLAEKDHVETAVLNLRDEELRLRQSVMSLRAEQENLIRQKTRLTGDVSSLETALSMRKEELYDMESRAENLERRILEGVMDHSRVLLMSKAKRSGSDAMSRKRVRKPAEEESQQDGRKSMVGMALSAKRNLAAPSPTGAGRRIVSLSQINNNVASGGVKRSQSVRTPAGGGGGGGKVYRKRSWGGGLDLADNDKENSVNETVEEVDEADVKPGLTSETVEVPEEETIVLEQEINGEGSERGDSDNETLRRSSRGTVITNSTDMYTDGDSYSEDSYTESEWTESNAGTDPMSVLGNEVAIIGN; this is translated from the exons ATGTCTTTATCAGAGAGAGACAGTTCCTATGATGGGGAGTTCCAGTTGAGACATCCCTATGCAGCTTCTTCAGATCCTAACCTTCGAGCTCTTGTTCCAAT GTGGGACAGCTCTGACCCCGAACGCTGTCCACCTCCGCTACCTATGAACCCGGGTTCACCGTTGACTTCTCGAGCTGGTACCTCGAGCGCTATTGCCTCTGCTCACGCAGCGCTTAACGAGCGAGCCCAGCAAAGCGCAATGGTTCCCGCCAAAAGGATCGAATCCCCTACAAAGGGACATCGTCGGCTGCAGTCTTCAGTCCGTGATATCAGCATGATGATCGAGGGTGCTAGTGGCCACAACTCGCCATCACGGTCTCCAGAACGTCAACAGCGTCCAGAGACACCCACTCGATCTCGAGACCATGATAACCGGCCAAGCGACAGTCACTCTACGGTGTCGAGCTCGACATCAGTACCAGGTCCTAGTCTGACACCTATTATGCGACCAGCAGCTCGACGTCCGCCTCCACAGAGCATCCTTGGTGAAAACACACCTCCACAATCATCAACTATGCTTGCGCTCCAACACATGAGCTCAACACCTTCAAAAGAACCAGAGAATCCCCTCTCTGACATCACAAATGGCTCGACAGCTGTATCAAAGGGACCCCAGAACCTTGAGGCGCTGTCCGACCAAATTCTCAGCCTCACTAGCATCGCTACAGGACTTCAGAAGGAAATGTCTCAGCTGAGTCGACGCAGCAGAGACAACGCCACCGaccttctcagcctcaagGAGGCCACAAACTCAAGAGATGAGGACATACGAAAGAGTCTAAGAGAACTTCTAGGTAGtcatggaaatggaaatgacGGCCAAAACAGGCTCCCTCCAGCTCGCGACCCCTTTGGAGGATATTTCCTAGACAACAAGCCACACAATCTCTCCCCACCCAGCACAAGGGGGTTCCAGCTCCCTAGAATTCCTTCCCCCAAGAGCTTTGGTGACTCAATTGAGCGAGGGTCTATTATCAGCACACCCTCTCTCGTTGGCTCGGAGGCCAACTCCTCCCTTGTTCTTCTGGAAAGAATCATTCGGGAGATGGGCACTAAGGAGGGACAAGAGTCTCTTCTTGGCCGACTGCAGGAGGTGTCAAACAAGCTCTCGGGCATGGCCACATCTCAGAAGCTGGATGAAGTtatcgaccaagtcaaagCTCAATCTGAGCAAGCCATCATTTTGGGTAACTCCTTTGGGAGCCCCCGCGCGAGCCGGTCTCGCAATCTCAGTTTTGAATCAGAGAGCAGCACCATGCCCAGCCAGGCGAGGAGCGCCGTTTCTCAACGCGTTGAGCACATAATGAGAAATGAAGCCCGTAGGAACTCTGAGCCTTCAGGGAGGGGCTCCGATATTCTCAATGACGATCTCATGGGTATCATTCGATCGGTCAAAGACAGCGTCTCCCAAGGCGGTGGTCTCACTGCTGAGGTCAAGGCTCTCGTCCGCGAGCTCCGCGGCGAGGTTTTGGGCATGGGCCGTGAGATTGGTAAACGCCTTGATCAACAAGCAGCGTCTAAGCGAGGCGTCGAAGATCATGATACCCCCAGCAAGGACGAAGTCGCTCGTGTAATTGATGAAGGGCTTGAGCAGATGAAGGATCAGCTCAATCATGTCCTTCGTGAACACAGACGCCAATCAGCTGCTTCAGTCAACACCCAGAAGAGTGCTGTCGATTACCAGGAGATCTACAATGCTATGCGCGCCGCCATCCAAGACAACGAGGCGACCAAGAGCAACTTGCCTGACCTGAGCCGGGAAGACGTTATTGAAGCCGTCAGGGATGCCTGGGAGAACTACAAGCCTGAGATCGAGGTTCAACAGATCGGTCTCGAACGCGATGAGATCTTGGCTTGCTTGAAACAGGGAATGCAAGAGTATTCCACTCGTGGCGACCACCCTCCAGCCGCTTCGAGGGACGACGTCCTCACTGCCGTCGTTGAAGGTCTTCAGCACTATGTGCCTCCTCAAGTTGACCAGCCCGCCACTCTCTCAAGGGATGAGATCATTGATGCCGTTCGTGATTGTCTCGAAGAGTTCGAGTTCCCTGTGGCTCCAGGTGCTGGAGATTTCACACATGAGGACATGGTGGATGCCGTTAGGGAGGGTCTCCAGGATCTTGATGTTCACTCCAGTCGCGCTCTTGTACCAGCTTCATCTGGCAACAACGATGATGTTAGTGATCGTCTTCGTGAGATCATGGAATACTTGCGCCAGGAGTTTAAGACAATGTCTGAAGAAGCGAAGGAGAACTTTGCTGCCACCGGCCGGGAGACTGAGCAAGTCCTCGGTGCTACCAAAGATGGCTTTGAGAACCTCCGACAAGCTATGGAGAGCTATGTCGACCGTGCTACAGGCGCTGCTGGACAGGAGGAGTTCATGGACGATCTGTTGAAGTCTCTCGAGGACTTCAAGGACGAGATGGCTGGAATTGTGTCAACGACCAACCAGGAGTCTCGCGAGCAACTCCAGACAGAGCTCGAAGGTCTCCGCGAAATTGTCAACTCGTCCATGATCCCCGCACCGCCACCTCAATCGAATAATACTGAGGTTCTTGAGGCTTTGAACACAGGCTTCAACAACTTAAGGCAGGAGGTCCTTCGACCTCGCGCCGAGACAAGTGAGATCCTGGATGCCCTCAACGACGGCCTCAACGATCTTCGTGCTGGTATGGACAGAGTGACCAATAAGCCCACTGATTTGACTGCGAACGATGAGATCCTGGATGCCCTCAAGGCTGGCCTCGACTCTGTCCGAGCCGACATTGAGTCTATTCGTGACAGCAGCAACGACAAGGCTGTTGCGACCCTGAATGCCACGCCTGCCGCCAATGATGAGATCATGGAAGCCCTCAAGTCCGGACTCAGTGGTGTACGAGCAGACCTGGAAGCTCTTCGCGACAGCCAAACAGAAAaggctgttgctgttgtcgaACCCAAGGAGAATGACGAAGTTCTCGAGGCCCTGAAGAACGGCCTCGATTCTCTTCGTGTTGATATTGAGGCTATTCGTGAGAATACTTCTGAGAAGGCTGTTGCACCCGTCGACACTACATCCAATGACGATGTCATTGCGGCTGTAAAGACTGGACTCGAATCTCTCCGAGCTGACTTCGAAGCCGTCCGAGACAGTAGCGAGAAGGCCCTCGCCCCTGTTGATAAGCCCTCTTCCAGTGACGAGTTTGTCGAAGCTTTGAAGAATGGCCTTGATTCTCTGAAAGCTGACCTCGAGTCTGCTCGCGAAACAAGTGATCGATCGGCTTCTGATGAAAACACCTCGAATGATGAGGTTGTTGTGACTCTCAAAAATGGTCTCGATTCGCTGCACGCCGAGATTGCCGCCCTCGCCAATCAAGAGAAGCTCGAATCCGCAGTCGAGAACACGTCTAATGACGAGGTCATCGTGACTCTGAAGAATGGACTTGACTCTCTGCACGCTGAGATTGCAGCTCTTGCCAACCAGGAGAAGACCGAAGCAGCCCCCGAGAATACCTCCAACGATGAAGTCATTGCCACCCTCAAGAACGGACTTGATTCACTCCACACTGACATCGAAGCTATCGCCGCTGCGCAGAAGGCTGCTGCTCCAGCCGATAACACAACGAACGACGAAGTCATTGAAGCTCTTAAGAACGGCCTTGACTCTCTACGAACAGACATTGAGGCGCTTCAAGAAAGCAACCAGAAGGCACTGGCTCCTGTGGCTGATACCAAGCCCAACGATGAGGTTCTCGATGCTCTCAAGACTGGTCTCGAGTCACTTCGTTCTGATATTGAGTCTCTTCGCGATACAAACAGTGAGCGAGCCATCGCTCCCGCGGAGTCACTGTCCGACGAGAAGATCCTTGAAGCCCTCAAGACCGGTCTTGAATCCGTTCGCTCTGATATTGAGGCTCTTCGGGACAGTAACGGAGAGCGTGCGCTCGCTGCTGTGTCAACAGCGAAGGCCGAAGACGGTGAATCTGGCGAGAGCATCAAGTCAGACGACGTCAAGAACCTCGAGGTTCTCATTGCTGGTCTTGCCATCAAGATTGACTCTGTCAAGGCTGAGAACCAAGGAATCCAGAAGGACGACCTATCTCGCATGGAGGAGCTTCTTCGGACAGTCCAGGACAGTGTTGATGAGATTGCCTCTCGCGAGACTCTCACCAGGTCTGCctctgtcaagaagaagaaagaagagggagCCGAAGAGCCCGAGAGTGGAATCCAAGGCGATGCTGAGGAACCAGCATCAAAGGAGGACATGCAAGCCATTGAAACGATCCTCCGTAACACCAAGGGCAAGCTCGACGACCTCATTGATGGTGAACAGGCCGTTCGCAAGGATCATATCGACAATGTAGAAGCTCTTCTGCTAGAGACACGGGAGACTATGGGTACTCTCACTACCCAGCTAGACACCGTCTCACGCAAGGAAGAAGTTACAGCATTGGAGGCTCTCCTCACCAAAGTTTCTACCGGACTCGATGAGATCAAAGAACAGGCCACCAAAGAAAGCGAGAATCCCGACAAGGTTTCCAAGGGAGATGTCGAAGCCGTCGAGGCATTGACTCTAGAGATCAAGACTGCTCTCGAGGGCTTCACTGGCACTGACCTTGCTCTCCTAGCTCGCAAGGACGACGTCAGCAACCTGGAGGCTCTTctcatcaagaaggaagatcTTACTGGCCTTGAGATCATCGTCAAGGAGTTCCAAGAGAAGTTGGACACAACAGTGGATGCCCAAACCAAGGCTATCGCTGTTCGTGACGAGGAGAACACTTCTGTCGCTGACCGCGTCACTGAAGTCAAGAACTTCCTCGAGGAGCTCCAAGGAGCCATCAGCACCAAGCTTGACGAGGGCGCAACTGGTGTCGAGGGTGTCAGCAAGCTTCTCGAAACCATGGGGGAGAAGATTGACAAGAATGAGAACGTTCACCAGGATCTCAAGGACATGCTTGACACGATCAAGGCCGAGTTTGAGGACTCCAAGGCTGTCGTTTCTGGTGTCAAGGTTGAGTCCAatgagaagctccaagaggctACCGAAAGTCTCAGCACCAAGCTCGACGAGAAGATTGGTGAGCTCGTTGCCAAATATGAGACACTGGAAACCACCCTTGATGAGCGAAGCAAGGTTAGCGAGGCTCGAGACGAAGTTATGGAGGCGGCTCTGGTTGGCTCCAAATCTGTTACTGATGAGCTGAAACTTCTCATTGACACCCTTGGCTCAACTGTCACTGATTCGTTGGAGAAGATGGAGGAAGCTTCAAAGACCGTCTTTACCAAAGTGGAGGAGCTCGGCACACGTACAGAAGAGACCCACACTGAGGACAAGGCCGAGCATCAACAGACTCGCGACCAGATCACAGAGGCCTTGACCGCTGTGGAAGGGCTGAAGGGAGAAGTGAGCGAGTCACACCCCAAGATCCTCGAGTCTGTCAAggatctccttcttctcgtcggCGAGCATTACGAGCACTCCAAATCTTCTACGACTGAAATTCAAGACAAGATTCTTGAGCACAAATCTCCCGAGGAACTCATGACGCTTCTGACACTTCTGACTGATGATAAATACAACAACACCCAAGTTCACGAGAAGCTCGATAAGCTTATCGAGCAGATCTACAACGACTCAGAGGTCAAGGAGCGTCTCGACAAGATCATTGAGGAGAAGTACAACGATGCTGAGGTTCGTGAGAAATTGGACAAGATCATCGAGGAGAAGTATGATGATACTCCGGTCCACGAGAAGCTTGCTACCATCATTGAATCAAAGTACGACGACACAGAGGTCCGCGGGAAGCTAGACAACATCATCGAGTCCAAGTACGACGATGGTGAAGTGCGTGCAAAACTTGACAAGATTATCGAGGAGAAGTACGATGATACTCCTGTCAAGGAAATGCTGGGCACGATCATCGATTCCAAGTATGATGATGCTCCTGTCAAAGAAATGCTGGGCACAATCATCGAGTCCAAGTATGACGACACACCAGTTCGTGACAAGTTGGACTTGATCATGGATTCCAAGTACGACGACACTATTGTTCGAGAGAAGCTCGATCTGGTCTTGGATGGACGATACGATGATGCCGTGGTACAAGAAAAGCTTGATAAGCTTGTCGACCACACCGCTGTTGCCGACCAGGCTTTTACTCGTCTTGATACCCTTGACAAAGTTCATGCATCGGTTCTCAAGACAGCGTCCGATATCTCTGATTTCCTTCAATCACAGAAGAGGCGTATTGAGAAGGCTCATGAGGACCACAGCAGGCACCTTCAAGAGACCATGGCGTCCGTTGAGCGTAAGCTCGCTGAGAAGGACCACGTCGAGACCGCAGTCTTGAACCTTCGAGATGAGGAGCTGAGACTCCGCCAGAGTGTTATGAGCCTCCGAGCGGAGCAGGAGAATTTGATTCGCCAAAAGACACGCCTGACTGGTGATGTCTCATCTCTCGAAACTGCCCTCAGTATGCGCAAGGAGGAGCTCTATGACATGGAGTCTCGCGCCGAGAACTTGGAGCGCCGCATTCTCGAGGGTGTGATGGACCATTCTCGAGTGCTTCTTATGTCCAAGGCTAAAAGAAGCGGTAGCGATGCTATGAGCCGCAAACGAGTCAGAAAGCCTGCCGAAGAGGAGTCTCAGCAAGACGGTCGCAAGTCCATGGTGGGCATGGCGTTGAGTGCGAAGCGCAACTTGGCAGCCCCTTCACCAACAGGAGCAGGTCGACGAATTGTTTCCCTCAGCCAAATTAACAACAATGTGGCAAGCGGAGGTGTTAAGCGCAGCCAAAGTGTACGAACTCCCgcaggtggtggtggtggtggtggtaaAGTGTACCGCAAGCGAAGCTGGGGCGGTGGCCTTGACTTGGCCGACAACGACAAGGAGAACTCCGTCAACGAGACCGTCGAAGAGGTTGATGAGGCAGATGTCAAACCGGGCTTGACCTCAGAAACCGTCGAGGTCCCTGAAGAGGAGACGATAGTTCTCGAACAAGAAATAAATGGTGAGGGCAGTGAACGAGGTGACAGCGATAACGAAACGCTAAGACGGAGTAGCAGGGGCACCGTGATCACAAACAGCACGGACATGTATACGGACGGTGACAGCTACAGCGAAGACAGCTATACCGAGAGCGAGTGGACGGAAAGCAACGCTGGTACCGACCCTATGTCGGTCCTAGGCAACGAAGTGGCGATTATTGGCAACTAA